Proteins from a genomic interval of Pseudomonas silesiensis:
- a CDS encoding multidrug efflux RND transporter permease subunit, with amino-acid sequence MKGHGSVSAWCIDHPVATILLTFALVLLGVIAFPRLPIAPLPEAEFPTIQVAAQLPGASPETMASSVATPLEVQFSAIPGVTQMTSSSALGSTNLTLQFTLDKSIDTAAQEVQAAINTAAGKLPKDMPNLPTWRKVNPADSPVLILSINSTQMPGTELSDLVETLLSRQISQIDGVGQINITGQQRPAIRVQASADKLAAIGLTLADIRLALQQTSLNLAKGALYGESSISTLSTNDQLFHPEEYSQLIVSYKDGAPVHLRDVAKVVNGAENAYVQAWAGDQPGVNLVIFRQPGANIVETVDRIQAALPTLEAMLPASVQVGVLVDRTQTIRASLHEVEITLLIAIMLVVAVMAMFLRQLSATLIVTAVLGVSLIASFALMYIMGFSLNNLTLVAIVVAVGFVVDDAIVVVENIHRHLEAGDGMREAAIKGAGEIGFTVVSISVSLVAAFIPLLFMGGVVGRLFKEFALTATSTIMISVVVSLTLAPTLAALFMRAPVYRAHDKPGFGERLLAWYEKGLRRALAHQTLMIGVFGLSLVLAISGYIFIPKGFFPVQDTGFVLGTTEAAADISYGDMVKKHLAMAEIVAADPAVEAFSHSVGVSGSNQTIANGRFWISLKKRGDRDVSASEFIDRIRPQLMKVPGIVLYLRAGQDINLSAGPSRAQYQYVLKSNDGATLSTWTQRLTEKLRGNPAFRDISNDLQLGGSITHISIDRSAAARFGLTASDVDEALYDAFGQRQINEFQTQTNQYNVILELDTKQRGKAESLNYFYLRSPLSGEMVPLSALAKFDAPTIGPLSIAHDGMFPAANLSFNLAPGVALGDAVIMLNQAKAEIGMPTAISGNFQGAAQAFQSSLASQPWLILAALLAVYIILGVLYESFVHPLTIISTLPSAGLGAVIMLWIWGQDFSIMALIGLVLLIGIVKKNGILMIDFALDAQRKGGLAPEEAIYQACLTRFRPIIMTTLAALLGALPLMLGYGTGAELRQPLGIAVVGGLLVSQALTLFTTPVIYLWLERLFHRPKPAPLAVPATTD; translated from the coding sequence ATGAAGGGCCACGGCTCGGTTTCGGCATGGTGCATCGATCATCCGGTGGCGACGATCCTGCTGACCTTCGCCCTGGTATTGCTCGGTGTCATCGCCTTCCCGCGGTTGCCGATCGCGCCGCTGCCGGAAGCCGAATTCCCGACCATCCAGGTGGCCGCACAACTGCCCGGCGCCAGCCCGGAAACCATGGCATCGTCGGTCGCCACACCGCTTGAAGTGCAGTTCAGTGCCATCCCCGGCGTGACCCAGATGACCTCGAGCAGCGCCCTGGGCTCGACCAACCTGACCCTGCAGTTCACCCTCGACAAAAGCATCGACACCGCCGCCCAGGAAGTCCAGGCGGCGATCAACACCGCTGCCGGCAAACTGCCCAAGGACATGCCGAACCTGCCCACCTGGCGCAAGGTCAACCCGGCCGACAGCCCGGTGCTGATCCTCAGCATCAACTCGACCCAGATGCCCGGAACGGAACTCAGCGACCTGGTCGAAACCCTGCTCTCCCGTCAGATCAGCCAGATCGATGGCGTAGGCCAGATCAACATCACCGGTCAGCAGCGTCCGGCCATCCGCGTTCAGGCTTCGGCGGACAAACTCGCCGCCATCGGCCTGACCCTGGCGGACATTCGCCTGGCGCTGCAACAGACCAGCCTCAACCTGGCCAAAGGTGCGTTGTACGGCGAGTCGAGCATTTCGACCCTGTCCACCAACGACCAGCTATTCCACCCCGAGGAATACAGCCAACTCATCGTTTCCTACAAGGACGGTGCACCGGTTCATCTCAGAGATGTCGCAAAAGTGGTCAACGGCGCGGAAAACGCCTACGTCCAGGCGTGGGCCGGCGACCAACCGGGCGTCAACCTGGTGATCTTCCGGCAACCAGGCGCCAATATCGTCGAGACCGTGGACCGGATCCAGGCGGCCTTGCCGACGCTGGAGGCCATGCTGCCCGCCTCGGTCCAGGTCGGGGTGCTGGTCGACCGGACCCAGACCATCCGCGCCTCGTTGCACGAAGTGGAAATCACCTTGCTGATTGCGATCATGCTGGTGGTGGCGGTGATGGCAATGTTCCTGCGCCAGCTGTCGGCGACCTTGATCGTGACTGCCGTGCTCGGTGTGTCGTTGATCGCCAGTTTCGCCCTGATGTACATCATGGGTTTCAGCCTGAACAACCTGACGCTGGTGGCGATTGTAGTGGCCGTGGGGTTTGTGGTCGACGATGCGATCGTGGTCGTGGAAAACATCCACCGGCACCTGGAGGCGGGCGACGGCATGCGCGAGGCGGCGATCAAGGGCGCCGGCGAGATTGGGTTTACCGTGGTCTCGATCAGTGTCTCGCTGGTGGCGGCGTTCATTCCGTTGCTGTTCATGGGCGGCGTGGTCGGGCGACTGTTCAAGGAGTTTGCCCTGACCGCGACCTCGACCATCATGATTTCGGTGGTGGTGTCCCTGACCCTGGCGCCGACCCTCGCCGCATTGTTCATGCGTGCGCCGGTGTATCGCGCCCATGACAAGCCGGGGTTCGGCGAGCGCTTGCTGGCGTGGTATGAAAAAGGCCTGCGCCGCGCCCTCGCCCATCAGACGTTGATGATCGGCGTGTTCGGCCTGTCCCTGGTACTGGCCATCAGCGGTTACATTTTTATTCCGAAGGGCTTCTTCCCGGTGCAGGACACCGGTTTTGTACTCGGCACCACCGAGGCGGCCGCTGATATTTCCTACGGCGACATGGTGAAAAAACACCTGGCGATGGCCGAAATCGTCGCTGCCGACCCGGCCGTGGAAGCTTTTTCCCACTCGGTCGGCGTCTCGGGCAGCAACCAGACCATCGCCAACGGACGCTTCTGGATCTCCCTGAAAAAACGCGGCGACCGCGACGTCTCGGCCAGCGAGTTCATCGACCGGATTCGCCCGCAACTGATGAAAGTCCCGGGCATCGTGCTGTACCTTCGCGCCGGCCAGGACATCAACCTCAGCGCCGGCCCGAGTCGCGCCCAGTACCAATACGTGCTCAAGAGCAACGACGGCGCGACCCTCAGCACCTGGACCCAACGCCTGACGGAAAAACTGCGCGGCAACCCGGCCTTTCGCGACATTTCCAACGACTTGCAACTGGGCGGCAGCATTACCCATATCAGCATCGATCGTAGCGCGGCAGCCCGTTTCGGCCTGACTGCCAGTGATGTCGACGAAGCGCTGTATGACGCCTTCGGCCAGCGGCAAATCAATGAATTCCAGACCCAGACCAACCAGTACAACGTGATCCTGGAACTGGACACAAAACAACGCGGCAAAGCCGAAAGCCTCAACTACTTCTACCTGCGCTCGCCATTGAGCGGGGAGATGGTGCCGCTCTCGGCACTGGCGAAATTCGATGCGCCGACCATCGGCCCGCTATCCATTGCCCATGACGGCATGTTCCCGGCTGCCAATCTGTCGTTCAACCTGGCACCCGGCGTGGCCTTGGGCGATGCGGTGATCATGCTCAATCAGGCCAAGGCCGAAATCGGCATGCCGACGGCCATCAGCGGTAATTTCCAGGGCGCGGCCCAGGCGTTCCAGAGTTCGCTGGCCAGCCAGCCCTGGCTGATTCTGGCGGCGCTGTTGGCGGTGTATATCATTCTCGGCGTGCTCTACGAGAGCTTCGTGCACCCGCTGACGATCATCTCGACCCTGCCGTCGGCGGGGCTTGGCGCGGTGATCATGCTGTGGATCTGGGGCCAGGACTTTTCGATCATGGCGCTGATCGGGCTGGTGCTGTTGATCGGCATCGTCAAGAAAAACGGCATCCTGATGATCGACTTCGCCCTCGACGCCCAGCGCAAAGGTGGCCTGGCTCCGGAAGAGGCGATCTACCAGGCCTGCCTCACCCGGTTCCGGCCGATCATCATGACCACCCTCGCCGCCCTGCTCGGCGCCCTGCCGCTGATGCTCGGTTACGGCACCGGCGCCGAACTGCGCCAACCATTGGGGATCGCGGTCGTCGGCGGCCTGCTGGTGAGCCAGGCGCTGACGCTGTTCACCACTCCGGTCATATACTTGTGGCTCGAGCGGCTATTCCATAGACCCAAACCCGCACCACTAGCGGTGCCGGCTACCACAGACTGA
- the norR gene encoding nitric oxide reductase transcriptional regulator NorR yields the protein MTAKSLLTALLPLVSDLSRELPEGERYRRLLEAMRALLPCDAAALLRIDGEWLVPLAVDGLSTDTLGRRFKISEHPRFEALLSSPGPTRFAADSDLPDPYDGLVHGLEEHLEVHDCIGCPLFIDERPWGLLTLDALDPERFEPIELDALQAFASLAAATVNAAERIERLANRVEDEHQRAEVYRQASGQQNREMIGQSKAHKRLVEEINLVGGSDLTVLITGETGVGKELVAQAIHAASPRADKPIISLNCAALPETLVESELFGHVRGAFTGAMNDRRGKFELANGGTLFLDEVGELSLTVQAKLLRVLQSGQLQRLGSDKEHQVDVRLIAATNRDLAEEVRRGRYRADFYHRLSVYPLLVPALRDRGRDVLLLSGFFLEQNRSRMGLNSLRLSNDAQAALLAYTWPGNVRELEHLIGRSALKALGNCKERPKILSLSAADLDLPDGSVEVASEQPTAVPVALVSGDLREATEHYQRQLISACLERHHHNWASAARELGLDRANLGRMAKRLGMK from the coding sequence ATGACTGCAAAATCCCTGCTGACCGCCCTGCTGCCACTGGTCTCGGACCTGTCCCGCGAATTGCCCGAAGGCGAGCGCTATCGACGCCTGCTCGAAGCCATGCGCGCCCTGCTGCCTTGCGATGCCGCCGCCCTGCTGCGCATTGATGGCGAATGGCTGGTGCCGCTGGCTGTCGACGGGTTGAGCACCGACACTCTGGGTCGACGTTTCAAGATCAGCGAGCACCCGCGATTCGAAGCCTTGCTCAGTAGCCCGGGGCCGACCCGGTTCGCCGCCGACAGCGACTTGCCCGACCCCTACGACGGCCTGGTTCATGGCCTCGAGGAGCATCTGGAAGTCCACGACTGCATCGGCTGCCCGCTGTTTATCGACGAGCGCCCCTGGGGCTTGCTGACCCTCGACGCCCTCGACCCCGAGCGCTTCGAACCGATCGAACTGGACGCCCTGCAAGCCTTCGCCAGCCTCGCCGCCGCCACGGTCAACGCCGCCGAGCGCATCGAACGCCTGGCCAATCGTGTCGAAGACGAACATCAGCGCGCCGAGGTGTATCGCCAGGCCAGCGGCCAGCAGAACCGCGAGATGATCGGCCAGAGCAAGGCCCACAAACGGTTGGTGGAAGAAATCAATCTGGTGGGCGGCAGCGATCTGACCGTGCTGATCACCGGCGAAACCGGGGTCGGCAAGGAGCTCGTAGCCCAAGCCATCCACGCGGCCTCGCCCCGAGCCGACAAGCCGATCATCAGCCTCAACTGCGCCGCTCTGCCGGAGACGCTGGTGGAGAGTGAACTGTTTGGCCACGTCCGCGGGGCGTTTACCGGCGCGATGAACGATCGACGCGGCAAATTCGAACTGGCCAATGGCGGCACGCTGTTTCTCGATGAAGTCGGCGAGCTGTCCCTGACGGTGCAGGCCAAATTGCTGCGCGTGTTGCAAAGCGGTCAGCTGCAGCGCCTGGGGTCGGACAAGGAGCATCAGGTCGACGTGCGATTGATTGCCGCGACCAACCGCGACCTGGCCGAGGAAGTGCGCCGCGGTCGCTACCGTGCAGACTTTTACCATCGACTGAGTGTCTACCCTTTGCTGGTGCCGGCACTGCGCGATCGCGGACGCGATGTGTTGCTGCTCAGCGGCTTTTTTCTGGAGCAGAACCGCTCGCGCATGGGGCTCAACAGCCTGCGCCTGAGCAACGACGCCCAGGCTGCACTGCTGGCCTATACGTGGCCAGGGAACGTGCGGGAGCTGGAGCACTTGATCGGCCGCAGTGCGCTGAAAGCCTTGGGCAACTGCAAGGAACGGCCGAAGATCCTCAGCTTGAGTGCGGCGGATCTGGATTTACCCGATGGCAGCGTTGAAGTCGCCTCCGAGCAACCGACCGCCGTCCCCGTGGCATTGGTATCGGGAGATTTACGCGAGGCCACCGAACATTATCAGCGCCAATTGATCAGCGCCTGCCTGGAACGCCATCACCACAATTGGGCGAGTGCAGCCCGGGAGCTGGGCCTGGACCGGGCAAACCTTGGGCGGATGGCGAAGAGACTGGGTATGAAGTGA
- a CDS encoding YkgJ family cysteine cluster protein, with protein sequence MNTTFSCVGCGKCCNDHHVPLTLAETRMWAADGGQVIVLVEGFLGNGLGLPVQQREHAERRSVVVRSGGTEAYVAITFAAYNAGPCRNLDEDNLCRIYERRPLVCRIYPMEINPHIPLNTAVKECPPEAWEKGPDLIVGGQLVDQGLVDLIQRSRQADRDEIQTKDAICALLGIRTTALKGDGFTAYLPDMAAFASVIDQVAGKTLDDWGSEWTFHVSGDDIAGQVLEAGAQVATDEPLNYAFISLRAA encoded by the coding sequence ATGAATACGACGTTTTCCTGCGTAGGGTGCGGCAAATGCTGCAACGACCACCATGTCCCCCTGACCCTGGCCGAAACCCGGATGTGGGCGGCCGACGGCGGTCAAGTCATCGTGCTGGTGGAAGGCTTCCTGGGCAATGGCCTGGGCTTGCCCGTGCAGCAACGCGAACACGCCGAACGCCGTTCGGTGGTGGTTCGAAGCGGCGGAACAGAGGCGTACGTGGCGATCACCTTTGCCGCCTACAACGCCGGTCCCTGCCGGAATCTTGACGAAGATAACCTCTGCCGTATTTACGAGCGCCGGCCGCTGGTGTGCCGCATCTATCCGATGGAAATCAATCCGCACATTCCCCTGAATACCGCGGTGAAGGAATGTCCGCCCGAGGCATGGGAAAAAGGGCCGGATCTGATTGTGGGTGGCCAATTGGTCGATCAGGGGTTGGTGGACCTGATCCAGCGCTCCCGTCAGGCGGATCGCGATGAGATCCAGACCAAGGATGCGATTTGCGCGTTATTGGGCATTCGGACGACAGCACTGAAAGGTGACGGGTTTACTGCTTATTTGCCGGACATGGCTGCGTTTGCTTCAGTGATCGACCAGGTGGCTGGAAAGACGCTGGATGACTGGGGCAGCGAATGGACGTTCCATGTGTCTGGCGATGACATCGCCGGGCAAGTGCTGGAGGCTGGGGCGCAGGTGGCGACTGATGAGCCGTTGAATTATGCGTTTATTTCGTTGCGGGCGGCTTGA
- a CDS encoding efflux RND transporter periplasmic adaptor subunit, with protein sequence MRIQKKTALIAGLLIALAALGTWYLTMPATAKLAAPSAIPVRVVAVVEKDVPRYVSGIGSVLSLHSVVVRPQIDGILTRILVKEGQLVNKGDLLATIDDRSIRASLDLARAQLGESQAQLQVALVNLKRYKLLSVDDGVSKQTYDQQQALVNQLKATAQGNQASIDAAQVQLSYTQIRSPVSGRVGIRTVDEGNFLRMSDTQGLFTVTQIDPIAVEFSLPQQMLPTLQGLINDPQRARVKAYIGADTDGETGNLLGEGHLTLIDNQINANTGTIRAKAEFNNAGQKLWPGLLVTVKIQTALDKDALVVPPTVVQRGLDQHFVYRVNGDKVETVQVQMVHQGSGQDIIKGVKPGDVLVSDGQSRLKQGSTVQVLTEPPQVVRSEPQP encoded by the coding sequence ATGCGAATTCAGAAAAAAACCGCCTTGATCGCCGGTCTGCTGATAGCCCTGGCAGCGCTGGGCACCTGGTATCTCACCATGCCCGCCACGGCAAAACTGGCCGCCCCCTCCGCCATCCCCGTGCGGGTGGTCGCCGTCGTCGAAAAAGATGTGCCCCGTTACGTCAGCGGCATTGGCTCGGTATTGTCCCTGCACAGCGTCGTGGTGCGCCCGCAGATCGACGGCATTCTCACCAGAATCCTGGTCAAGGAAGGCCAACTGGTGAACAAAGGCGACCTGCTAGCGACCATCGACGACCGCTCGATCCGCGCCAGTCTCGACCTGGCCCGGGCGCAACTGGGCGAAAGCCAGGCGCAGTTGCAGGTCGCGCTGGTCAACCTCAAACGCTACAAATTGCTGAGCGTCGACGACGGTGTTTCCAAGCAGACCTACGACCAGCAACAAGCCCTGGTCAATCAACTCAAGGCCACCGCCCAGGGCAACCAAGCCTCGATCGACGCCGCCCAGGTGCAGCTTTCCTACACTCAGATTCGTTCCCCAGTCAGCGGTCGCGTCGGGATTCGTACGGTGGACGAAGGCAACTTCCTGCGCATGAGCGACACCCAAGGCTTGTTCACCGTGACCCAGATCGACCCCATCGCCGTGGAGTTTTCCCTGCCGCAGCAAATGCTGCCGACCCTGCAAGGCCTGATCAACGATCCACAGCGTGCCCGGGTCAAGGCCTACATCGGCGCCGACACCGATGGCGAAACCGGCAACCTGCTGGGCGAAGGCCATCTGACCCTGATCGACAACCAGATCAACGCCAACACCGGAACGATCCGCGCCAAGGCAGAATTCAACAACGCCGGGCAAAAACTCTGGCCGGGCCTGCTGGTGACGGTAAAGATTCAGACAGCGCTGGATAAAGACGCGCTGGTGGTGCCGCCCACTGTCGTACAACGCGGCCTGGATCAACATTTCGTTTACCGGGTCAACGGTGACAAAGTCGAAACCGTCCAGGTGCAAATGGTTCACCAAGGCAGCGGCCAGGACATCATCAAAGGCGTCAAACCGGGCGACGTGCTGGTCAGCGATGGCCAGTCGCGCCTCAAGCAAGGCTCCACGGTCCAGGTACTGACCGAGCCGCCGCAAGTGGTCCGGTCGGAGCCGCAACCATGA
- a CDS encoding helix-turn-helix transcriptional regulator — MNAHEHDPALDGSAQARSPLDNFRAIADAIATLFFPHAEVVLHDLRTQKVDYIANNLSKREIGDDSALEDMLSDDISERNIGPYEKLNWDGQKIRSLSSVLRDSDGHPLAVLCINLNISLFENAKAALDLFLSPSKLIPQPDSLFRDDWQERINTFLHAWLRERQLSLNLLTRDHKRELVLALHAEGAFKGKSASNYVANVLNMGRATVYKHLKELKG, encoded by the coding sequence ATGAACGCCCACGAACACGATCCGGCCCTGGATGGCTCTGCGCAGGCACGTTCGCCGCTGGACAACTTCCGGGCGATTGCCGACGCCATCGCCACGCTGTTCTTCCCCCATGCCGAAGTGGTGCTGCACGATTTGCGCACGCAAAAGGTCGACTACATCGCCAACAACCTGTCGAAACGGGAAATCGGTGACGATTCGGCGCTGGAGGACATGCTCAGCGACGACATCAGCGAACGCAACATCGGGCCTTACGAAAAGCTCAATTGGGATGGCCAGAAAATTCGCAGCCTCAGTAGCGTGCTGCGTGACAGCGACGGTCATCCGCTGGCCGTGCTGTGCATCAATCTGAATATTTCACTGTTCGAGAATGCCAAGGCGGCGCTGGATCTGTTCCTGTCGCCGAGCAAGTTGATTCCGCAGCCGGATTCACTGTTTCGCGATGACTGGCAGGAGCGGATCAATACCTTCCTCCACGCCTGGCTGCGCGAGCGCCAGCTGAGCCTGAACCTGCTCACCCGCGACCACAAACGCGAACTGGTGCTGGCCTTGCATGCCGAAGGCGCCTTCAAAGGCAAAAGCGCCTCCAACTATGTGGCGAACGTGCTGAACATGGGGCGGGCGACGGTGTACAAGCATTTGAAGGAATTGAAGGGGTGA
- a CDS encoding chemotaxis protein CheV, protein MSSNNARADSLSLLLFTLRSGKLMAINLLKVSEIIPCPPLTRLPESHPHVKGIATLRGTALSVIDLSRAIGERPLEDPNGGCLIVTDVSRSKQGLHVQAVSKIVHCLSTDIRPPPFGSGGVRSYITGVTSVDGTLVQVLDIEKVIHGIAPAQIEMAPTELSMEDAEILGNARILVVDDSQVALQQSVHTLRNLGLQCHTARSAREAIDCLLDLQGTAQQINLIVSDIEMSEMDGYAFTRTLRETPDFAHLYVLLHTSLNSAMNSEKARLAGANAVLTKFSSPELTKCLIEAAKAVAEQGH, encoded by the coding sequence ATGTCCTCCAACAACGCCCGCGCAGACTCACTTTCGCTTTTGCTGTTTACCTTGCGCAGCGGCAAGCTGATGGCGATCAACCTGCTGAAAGTCAGCGAAATCATCCCCTGCCCGCCACTGACCCGACTGCCGGAATCCCACCCCCACGTCAAAGGCATTGCCACCTTGCGCGGTACTGCGTTGTCGGTGATCGACCTCAGCCGCGCTATCGGCGAGCGCCCCCTGGAAGACCCGAACGGCGGCTGCCTGATTGTCACCGACGTCAGCCGCTCCAAGCAGGGCCTGCACGTTCAGGCGGTGAGCAAGATCGTTCACTGCCTGTCCACCGACATCCGTCCGCCCCCCTTTGGCTCCGGCGGCGTGCGCTCGTACATCACCGGCGTGACCTCGGTCGACGGTACCCTGGTGCAGGTGCTGGACATCGAAAAAGTCATCCACGGCATCGCCCCGGCGCAGATCGAGATGGCCCCGACCGAACTGAGCATGGAAGACGCCGAAATCCTCGGCAATGCACGGATCCTGGTGGTCGATGACAGCCAGGTCGCCCTGCAGCAATCGGTGCACACCCTGCGCAACCTCGGGCTGCAATGCCACACCGCGCGCAGTGCCAGGGAAGCCATCGACTGCCTGCTGGACCTGCAAGGCACTGCCCAGCAGATCAACCTGATCGTCTCGGACATCGAAATGTCGGAAATGGACGGCTATGCCTTCACCCGCACCCTGCGGGAAACGCCGGACTTCGCGCACCTTTATGTACTGCTGCACACCTCGCTGAACAGTGCGATGAACAGCGAAAAAGCCCGGCTGGCCGGGGCCAATGCGGTACTGACCAAGTTCTCCTCGCCGGAATTGACCAAATGCCTGATCGAAGCGGCCAAAGCCGTCGCCGAACAAGGTCATTGA
- a CDS encoding heavy metal response regulator transcription factor, giving the protein MRVLIIEDEEKTADYLHRGLTEQGYTVDLARDGVGGLHLALESDYAVIVLDVMLPGLDGFGVLRALRARKQTPVIMLTARERVEDRIRGLRDGADDYLGKPFSFLELVARLQALTRRSGGHEPVQVSIADLWIDLISRKATRAGIRLDLTAKEFSLLSVLARRQGEILSKTAIAEMVWDINFDSDANVVEVAIKRLRAKLDGPFEEKLLHTIRGMGYVLESRGVQ; this is encoded by the coding sequence ATGCGCGTTCTGATTATCGAAGACGAGGAAAAAACCGCGGACTATCTGCATCGCGGCCTGACGGAACAGGGGTACACCGTGGACCTGGCGCGCGACGGCGTCGGCGGATTGCACCTGGCGCTGGAAAGCGACTACGCGGTCATCGTCCTCGACGTCATGCTGCCGGGCCTCGACGGCTTCGGCGTACTGCGCGCGTTGCGTGCGCGCAAGCAAACCCCGGTGATCATGCTCACCGCCCGGGAGCGTGTGGAAGATCGCATCAGAGGCCTGCGCGACGGCGCCGACGATTACCTCGGCAAACCGTTTTCCTTCCTGGAGCTGGTGGCGCGCCTGCAAGCCTTGACCCGCCGCAGCGGCGGCCATGAACCGGTGCAGGTGAGCATCGCCGACCTGTGGATCGATTTGATCAGCCGCAAGGCCACCCGCGCCGGCATCCGCCTGGATCTGACGGCCAAGGAGTTCTCGCTGCTCAGTGTGCTGGCCCGTCGACAAGGTGAAATCCTCTCGAAAACCGCCATTGCCGAAATGGTCTGGGACATCAATTTCGACAGCGACGCCAACGTGGTCGAAGTCGCGATCAAACGCCTGCGAGCCAAGCTCGACGGACCGTTCGAAGAGAAACTGCTGCACACCATCCGTGGCATGGGTTATGTGCTGGAGAGCCGTGGTGTCCAGTAA
- the hmpA gene encoding NO-inducible flavohemoprotein, whose translation MLSVQDRAIVKSTVPLLESGGEALITHFYRMMLSEYPEVRPLFNQAHQASGDQPRALANGVLMYARHIDQLDQLGDLVAKIINKHVALQILPEHYPIVGSCLLRAISEVLGDEIATPQVMAAWGAAYGQLADILIGAETSIYDQKEQAPGGWRGAREFIVVAKVEESAEITSFYFEPADKGAILAAEPGQYIGMKLILDGEEIRRNYSLSALADKGQYRISVKREEGGRASNHLHDQLHVGSSIQLFPPSGEFTLTASDKPLVLISGGVGITPTLPMLEAALATERPVHFIHCARNGSVHAFRDWIDGLAERHPQLKRFYCYDEDDGVSPAADKVGLLSQEQLSEWLPQQRDLDAYFLGPKGFMTAVKRHLKALGVPEKQSRYEFFGPASALE comes from the coding sequence ATGCTTAGCGTTCAAGACCGTGCAATCGTCAAATCTACCGTGCCGTTGCTGGAAAGTGGTGGCGAAGCCTTGATCACTCACTTCTACCGCATGATGCTCTCCGAATACCCGGAGGTGCGCCCGCTGTTCAACCAGGCCCACCAGGCCAGCGGTGATCAGCCCCGTGCCCTGGCCAACGGCGTCCTGATGTATGCGCGACACATCGATCAGCTCGACCAACTGGGCGATCTGGTGGCCAAGATCATCAACAAGCACGTGGCCCTGCAGATTCTGCCGGAACACTACCCGATCGTCGGTAGCTGCCTGCTGCGCGCCATCTCCGAAGTGCTGGGTGACGAGATTGCCACGCCGCAAGTGATGGCCGCCTGGGGCGCCGCCTACGGTCAATTGGCCGACATCCTGATCGGTGCAGAAACCAGCATCTACGACCAGAAAGAACAGGCGCCCGGCGGCTGGCGCGGGGCGCGGGAATTCATCGTGGTGGCCAAGGTTGAAGAGAGCGCGGAAATCACGTCGTTCTATTTCGAGCCGGCTGACAAAGGCGCGATTCTGGCGGCAGAACCCGGCCAGTACATCGGCATGAAGCTGATCCTCGATGGCGAAGAGATCCGCCGTAACTATTCGCTGTCGGCCCTGGCCGACAAAGGCCAATACCGCATCAGCGTCAAACGTGAAGAGGGTGGGCGCGCCTCCAATCACCTGCACGATCAACTGCACGTCGGTTCCAGCATCCAGCTGTTCCCGCCATCGGGCGAGTTCACCCTGACCGCAAGCGACAAGCCGTTGGTTCTGATCAGCGGCGGCGTCGGCATCACCCCGACCCTGCCGATGCTCGAAGCCGCACTGGCGACCGAGCGCCCGGTGCACTTTATCCACTGCGCCCGCAACGGCAGCGTCCACGCCTTCCGCGACTGGATCGACGGCCTGGCCGAGCGTCATCCGCAGCTCAAGCGCTTCTATTGCTACGACGAAGATGACGGTGTCAGCCCGGCGGCGGACAAGGTCGGGCTGTTGAGCCAGGAGCAACTAAGCGAATGGTTGCCGCAGCAGCGCGACCTGGACGCTTACTTCCTCGGACCTAAAGGTTTCATGACGGCGGTCAAGCGTCACCTCAAGGCGTTGGGTGTACCGGAGAAGCAAAGCCGTTACGAGTTCTTCGGGCCGGCTTCGGCGCTGGAATAA
- a CDS encoding GNAT family N-acetyltransferase — protein sequence MRRNLAEALPDIIWPQGIVLSDYRPELAHAVHQLMQRGYQEGGARVSALDVWQQRFETDPEYDPTLCFIALDAEGIAGVCQCWTSAFIKSLVVHPRAQGQGLGRALLLHAFSVFQQRREGFVDLKVLEGNLRAQRLYESAGMYVVRREAVPV from the coding sequence CTGCGGCGTAATCTTGCCGAGGCGCTGCCCGATATCATCTGGCCTCAAGGGATTGTCTTGAGCGACTACCGCCCGGAACTGGCGCACGCCGTGCATCAATTGATGCAACGGGGCTACCAGGAAGGTGGCGCTCGCGTGTCGGCGCTTGACGTCTGGCAACAGCGTTTCGAAACCGACCCGGAGTACGATCCGACCCTGTGCTTTATCGCCCTGGATGCCGAGGGCATCGCTGGCGTGTGCCAGTGCTGGACCAGCGCCTTTATCAAGAGCCTGGTGGTGCATCCGCGAGCTCAGGGCCAGGGGTTGGGACGCGCTTTGCTGCTGCATGCTTTCAGCGTGTTTCAGCAGCGGCGGGAAGGGTTTGTGGATTTGAAGGTGTTGGAGGGCAATCTTCGGGCACAGCGCTTGTATGAAAGTGCCGGGATGTACGTAGTCCGCCGGGAAGCGGTTCCGGTCTGA